The proteins below are encoded in one region of Sebastes fasciatus isolate fSebFas1 chromosome 16, fSebFas1.pri, whole genome shotgun sequence:
- the timm10b gene encoding mitochondrial import inner membrane translocase subunit Tim10 B, translating to MMEAEGQLRNLRDFLLVYNRMTESCFQRCSSNFNYRNLTMDEERCVDSCAGKLIRSNHRLMSTYVQLMPRMVQRRMEEMESKAAENAKAAEAAAAAAAHVEPPAIEAASPASQTAITVPPPPQAPSPLDQPFTSMTIDDVGTQAHGSVLKPAGLDIPFELLDKSTTATEVKLSAAAPLTPAVVTANLSMLNEAGDGPSYTAGFPLPPIAGAQIESDFSAPVFMPSNPKSLSADVPVSTVAAPTVSKSIESLSGPERAPEVPPPSGQ from the exons ATGATGGAGGCTGAGGGACAACTGAGAAAT CTGCGGGATTTCCTTCTGGTTTACAACCGCATGACTGAAAGCTGCTTCCAGCGATGCAGCAGCAACTTCAACTACCGAAACCTCACCATGGACGAG GAGCGCTGTGTGGACAGCTGCGCAGGGAAGCTGATTCGCTCTAACCACCGCCTGATGAGCACCTACGTGCAGCTGATGCCTCGGATGGTGCAGCGTCggatggaggagatggagagcaaGGCTGCGGAAAATGCCAAGGCAGCAGAGGccgcggctgctgctgctgcacatgtGGAGCCTCCCGCCATAGAGGCGGCATCACCGGCATCTCAAACCGCCATCACCGTACCTCCACCCCCACAAGCACCTTCACCGTTGGATCAACCTTTTACCTCAATGACGATCGACGACGTCGGAACACAGGCCCacggctcagtcttaaagccgGCAGGGTTAGATATTCCATTTGAGCTGCTCGACAAATCCACAACAGCCACAGAAGTGAAATTATCAGCCGCAGCACCACTCACACCCGCGGTCGTAACGGCGAATCTCTCGATGCTTAATGAAGCTGGCGATGGACCATCTTATACTGCAGGCTTTCCTCTGCCACCGATAGCTGGTGCCCAAATTGAGTCTGACTTCTCAGCGCCTGTGTTTATGCCATCTAATCCAAAGTCTTTATCAGCAGATGTGCCTGTGTCAACAGTTGCTGCACCTACAGTGTCTAAATCCATTGAGAGCCTGTCAGGTCCGGAGAGAGCCCCAGAGGTTCCCCCGCCATCAGGCCAGTAA
- the ilk gene encoding scaffold protein ILK, whose protein sequence is MDDIFTQCREGNSVAVRLWLDNTENDLNLGDDHGFSPLHWACREGRSGVVDMLIMRGARINVMNRGDDTPLHLAASHGHRDIVAKLIQCKADPNTVNEHGNTPLHYACFWGQDEVAEDLLTSGAQVCVCNRYGQTPLDKGKPHLRQLLEEKAEKMGQSMTKVPYKESFWKGTMRTRPRNGTLNKQAGIDYKQLSLLAKINENQSGELWQGRWQGDEIVVKVLQVRDWTTRKSRDFNEEHPKLRIFSHPNVLPVLGACQSPPSPHPIIITHYMPYGSLFNILHQGTTLVVDQSQAVKFALDIASGMAFLHTLEPMVSRLYLNSKHVMIDEDMTARISMADAKFSFQCPGRMYSPAWMAPEALQKRPEDINRRSADMWSFAVLLWELVTREVPFADLSQMEIGMKVALEGLRPTIPPGISPHICKLMRLCMNEDPAKRPKFDMIVPILEKMQDK, encoded by the exons ATGGATGACATCTTCACACAGTGTCGAGAAGGGAACTCTGTAGCTGTCCGTCTGTGGTTGGACAACACAGAGAATGACCTCAACTTGGG TGACGACCACGGCTTCAGCCCCCTCCACTGGGCCTGCAGGGAAGGGAGGAGCGGGGTTGTTGACATGCTCATCATGAGAGGTGCTCGTATTAACGTGATGAACCGTGGAGACGACACCCCGTTGCATCTCGCCGCCAGTCACGGACATAGAGACATCGTGGCAAAG CTGATTCAGTGCAAAGCCGACCCCAACACAGTCAACGAGCACGGAAACACGCCACTCCACTACGCCTGCTTCTGGGGCCAAGACGAAGTGGCAGAG GACTTGTTGACCAGTGGTGcccaggtgtgtgtatgtaacaGGTATGGACAGACACCTCTGGACAAGGGCAAGCCTCACCTAAGACAGCTGcttgaag AAAAGGCCGAGAAAATGGGCCAGAGTATGACCAAAGTCCCCTATAAGGAATCTTTCTGGAAGGGCACCATGCGAACACGACCTC GTAATGGTACCCTCAACAAGCAGGCTGGTATTGATTATAAGCAGCTTTCGCTGCTGGCAAAGATCAATGAAAACCAGTCCGGAGAG TTATGGCAGGGTCGGTGGCAAGGGGATGAGATTGTAGTGAAGGTGCTTCAGGTGAGAGACTGGACCACCAGGAAGAGCAGAGACTTCAACGAAGAGCATCCGAAACTCAG GATTTTCTCTCATCCAAACGTTCTGCCTGTTCTTGGGGCCTGTCAGTCACCTCCATCCCCTCACCCCATCATCATTACCCACTACATGCCATACGGATCCCTCTTCAACATACTGCACCAGGGCACTA CTCTGGTGGTTGACCAAAGCCAAGCAGTGAAGTTTGCGTTGGACATCGCCAGTGGCATGGCTTTCCTCCACACCTTAGAACCAATGGTTTCACGGCTTTACCTCAACAGTAAGCACGTCATG ATTGATGAGGACATGACAGCCAGAATAAGCATGGCGGATGCAAAGTTCTCCTTCCAGTGTCCCGGTCGTATGTACTCTCCAGCATGGATGGCCCCTGAAG CCCTGCAGAAGAGGCCTGAGGACATCAATAGAAGATCTGCAGACATGTGGAGCTTCGCCGTGTTACTGTGGGAGCTGGTTACCAGAGAGGTTCCCTTTGCTGACCTCTCACAAATGGAGATAGGCATGAAG GTGGCTCTCGAAGGTCTCCGGCCAACCATCCCACCGGGGATTTCCCCTCACATCTGTAAGCTGATGAGACTCTGCATGAACGAGGACCCAGCCAAGAGACCCAAGTTTGACATGATCGTCCCCATCCTGGAGAAGATGCAAGACAAGTGA